Genomic DNA from Ctenopharyngodon idella isolate HZGC_01 chromosome 1, HZGC01, whole genome shotgun sequence:
GCACGAACAGTCCTGCAAATATCACAGCCCAGAACTGGACCAAGACAAGAAATCAGGGTGATCCGTCTGTCCTTTTACAGGCTTCattcactgattcatttattagtttgattcattcatttatttagtctgtcattaattcagTCTGTTGTTTGCTCAATCCACCATTCGTTTATTCTGTTTAGTCAGTCTATCATTGATTCAGTTCGTTCATTGATTCAttatctttctgtctatcttaTCTTAATGTTCTTATTAACTTCTTATAAAACAGAACTAATTTTCtctgttcaaatgttttgttGAAGTGTTTATTCACAGCTCTGATGTCACAACTAGTCCTGCAAATATctgtctctcactctctcttcctctctctgtttctgtctTTCTCATAAATGAGTCGTGTTTTGATCAGGTGTGTCAGATTGTTTCCTCTTTCTACAGAATCTTCCCTCAAGTTTGTGAGCGTGTTGAGTCTGGTGTGTGTCTGCACACTTCTAGTTGTGTGTCCGTTCGCTGTGTTTAAGGTTTTAAAATGGGCCGCCACCTGCAAGCTGTCAGGTGAGACGACTAGATGAAACTTCCTCTTTTCTACACAATCTTCACTTACGCTTAACATTTATCATGCAATtaatacatcttttttttttctctccagttTCTGTGTCTTATCACACCAGGAAGACATCAACTCAAGTTGTTGTAAGTCTCTAACTGATCCTGTTACATTCACAAGTATTACCATAGTATGCTGATGCTGATAAAGTTCCTCTCTACAGGACGAGTATGTGAACATGAGCCGAACCGTCCTTCCAAACCCACCCACAGCTCAAAATGATGAAGGTTCACTTGTTGATGATTTTCACAGACCTACAAACACAGAACAGACACATAACAAAGACGCCAACTACATAGATTTTGCTCTAGCAGACAGTCCAGATCAGATCTACACAGAAATGAACCCTGGTTTTGTTCAAGAGTCAGTTTATCAGAGCATTGATCTAACTATTAACTGACTGAACACAGACGCCTCATCAACAACTAATGAAAATCCTTATTTTCCTTCACATTTTTCCAGGAACAATTATTCAGAAACACTTTACAAGATTctgtttgttaatgttttgttaacatgaactaacaatgaaaaatacttaaatactgTTTGGTAATCTtaatctttaatgttaatttcaacatttattaatacattattcaaatcaaatgttgtatctGTTTATGTTATCTAATGgacatgaactaacatgaattatCAGTTGGtttttgttaactaatgtagctattgctcattgttagttaatgcattaactaatgtgaaCTTATGGAactttaatgtaaagtgttaccaatttttcATCAGTTACATGACGATTTCATTGAATATGAAGAAAAATCATTGAATTGTAGTCTTGGATAAATAAACTTGAATGTCAAATAGTTGAAAACTGTTAATGTGGACATTATTTAGCAGTGCTGAGATCAGCACAGACTGGTATAGAAGTGTGTGTTTAGTGTGAGTAAAGATCTCGATTGCGTCACTGCAGATGTTTTAAGAGGATGGAGAGACAAAAAGAGAGAAGTAAATACTTTATTGTACCAAGAAAGAGAAGGCGAACTGTAGCTACTACTTCACACAGTTTTTATCTCATGTTAAGTGAGAGCCTTCTCAGCATGTGGAGCTTTCTAGTTGTCCTGTCCTGCATATTTACAGGTGAGTCAACATTCACTAATCTTTTGTAAGGTGACGAGCATATTCATGTTCATGACTCACTCACGATATTGATTCAGTTGATCATGTGATGTCGCATCCTGTGTCTCTTTCATTTCCAGTGATGTCTTTGAATCCTGTAACTGCTCCAGTGGGAGGGAACGCCACATTTCGGTGTTCTCATTTTCTGGCCGATGGGAACATCAAATATTTCTGCAGAAACTCTTGTAAGGATGAGTTTATTCTCATTCGATCTAATAGAGAACAAAACCCGACTTGCACAGACAGATTCACTCTATATGATGAAGGCTCAGACTTCACTGTGACCATCACACGCCTGCAGCTTTCAGACTCTGGCACTTACATCTGTGCAGTGGACAGATTTCTTTTTGACACTTACAAATATGTAACTCTTCATGTATTTGAGGGTAAGTTATCCATATTTTAGGGAAACTATTTTGCACAATTCAcgtttataaggtgtttgaacacagatgtgtgtaaacaaccagcctacaatggtaaaaatccatccaatacttttttttttataatccccataaatcataaagaGTCTCTTCAATTGAGCGGTTCCAGAAGCCCCACCCACGACTGGCGAGGGAATCTGCCCTAAAAAAAAGCATACATCCGAAGTTTAGACTGATTTAGCTTTAAAATGctatgatctgtggggtattttgagctgaaacttcacagacacattctggagacaccagagacttgttAAAaccttgtaaaaaggggcattataagGGGCCTTTAAGAGTTTTATGAGCTGTTGGGTTCATGTCTGCTGTACTTTTCTAATAACTTGCTGTATTTACTGTTTGTGTCATGGTGTTCTGGAGAATGTGGTTAGCAGAAACATTACACTTGTGTTAGTTATTCaatagaaatttatttttagagtTGTTGAAATCTCACTTTCAGAGGTAGGACGTCTTCCTGAAAAAATGAACCTAAATGTTACTAAAGTAGCCTATTTCTGATtgtgaaaattggcacacaaaTAGAGGACGGTCTGAACATTAACCACAGCAATATTTCCTTCTAGCGCCAGCAACTGTCCAAACCTGCACTCATGTTTAAGCGAATAAGTTTTGAACCATGAAGGCTcgaatcaaaattatttttttcattggatTCCTTGGCTCGAGTCAATTCAATACTATAGtgtcattttctgtcattaaatctTTCCCGCTATTTTGAATATGGGCCATTTTGACTGTATATTTGGTGCAGAATATCTACTGTAAGTAAACTCTAAATTGTAAAACTGTTGGTCATCTAAAACTAAACttgatcatcttcagaccatacTGGCAAAAATTTGTGGGTTTTGTGTTGATAGATGAAACTTTTCATATACTGCATTAACAAATTTGACAGACTGCATCTGAGGCTGTATCTGTGGAAAGATTCGACAtatatacaccaaactttacgtTTGTAATTGTCACCCAACACTGACCACATCAAATAAACTTGTGTCACCGCCACATATTGGTCAAAAGTAATAAGCAATTATGTCACATTACAATTGATTGTATTTATGGCCTTTCTACCATTATTCTTAAAATCATCTCCAAAAATCTTTACTCTTTTAtatatggtcacactttagattagggtctgattctcactattaactagctAACtatgcctcaataaactcctaattactgcttattaatagttagtaaagtagttgttaagtttaggtattgggtatgtagaataaggtcatgcagaataaggcattaatatgtgctttataagtattaataaacagccaatatcctataATATGCATGCGAATAAGCAAGTAGTTGAATGCAAGtagtgagaattggacactaaactgaagtgttaccatatatatctttaaatcaaactgccaaatgAGTTATTGTTACTGCAGAAGTCATTTACATTTCATGCTATGTAAGACTGActgtaattgtttaataatCTTACTTGGTTCAAACTTGTTGAGAGTTTTACCTATTAAAATGTGTGGAAATATCAGATTTTTTCAGTTACAAAAACAATCAACAGGAAATATGATCCACATATTTATTGATTCGTGTTTATTTCAGCTCATTAACACTACAactgtttgtttggttttttttttactaaaatttgTATTCACAGTCTCTATATCAACACCGGTTCCAACAAGTGCATCCAGTCTACCTGCAAGAACAACTAATAGAGACAACACAACTAGAGACACAACTAGAGACACAACTAGAGACACAACTAGAGACACAACTAGAGACACAACAGGTAattgccatccatccatccaatcgtTATATTCTACTGCGTCTGCAGACACATGCAGACACCGTGTGTGGATGGATAAGAATTATCCTGgtaaatttatataatatatatatatatatataattcactACTTGAGAATCCAATAGCAAAGAAGgaaatgtttcatttgtgtGCTGGTTCTGTCCTCAGGTCCTTTGCTTTATGTCGGAGTTGGTCTTGGTATTCTCGCGCTGATATTTACAGTCGTCATCTTCATATTTATCCAGCTGAAGTACAAGCAGAAGCGATGCTCCTCCGGTGTGACATCATCTACACATCAGCCCGACTCTCTGAATTACTCCACACTGAACATCACTGCACAATCAGACAGTCTCAACTATTCCTCTGTGCTGTTTATCAGAAACCACAACCACAAGAACTGCGAGATGTTTGAAATGAACTTGAATGAAACACTTTATTCATCTGTTCAAAATTCACACCAATCAAACATCACTGATCCAAACTCAGTAATCTATTCCAGAGTTAGTAAAGGACTGTAGATTAGGTAGATCTGACAAGTGCgcttttaatttatattttaaatagcttTCTGTTGTTGAAAATGCTGTATACTGTGTATACAGTATAGAGGTGtttgctaaaatattttcatgtctgCATGAATGGGTTAATATATACAATCAACTACATGTATTTTACATTATGAGTCAGTATGGCAGTTTCCCCCATCAGTTAGGGGCATTTCAATGTGAGATTAGCCATTTttggatgttaaaatatatttgtcaaGAACTTGGCCTCTGTGGCTTCCTCCGATCACCACCAGAGGGCTCTCTCAACTGAGTACTAACCTGTcctggactacatttcccataacccaCGCACCTGATCCCTATAACCCGGTCTATTTAAACCGGCGCACACTCTCATCCTGTGCAAAGTCTTGTTTTGCCCTGGCTAACATTACTGAGTGTTTTTCCCTGTTTATTGCGATTCTGTGTATGACCTTGGACTGCCTTATACCTCCGTGTTTtgcctgctgcctgccttgTGATTTATCTGACTGTTTCCTGGATTACTCTGCcttgtctgctgcctgccctgaccttttgcctgtccctgtttctgATTATGTTTGGTCTTTGATATTGCTCTTGCTGGAATTTGAcccctgcctgtacgactatgattgtttaataaagctgcacaTGGATCCCACCGAGTCTGCCGCCTCGTTACAATATTCATGTTTCCCAGTTAAAGTGCAGAAACTATAAGCCAAACATCTCAATTTCGAGATTGTGAATAGACTTAAGTGTACAACGCACCTGAaaagtaaatattaaatttactgtaagcatctctgtatttacgtgagagaCAATTTAGTGCTTAAAATGGTTCACCAATGCTTTTTGGATGAAAATATGGGGTATAAAGTGTATACAAAGGATATAAAGTATATGtactatagttttttttttgttttttttttaacaacttcACTGTATTCATTATACACAGCTTGTTTATACTTGAgacgagttttaaagtcagtttaAGTACTTTAATAAGGTTAATTGTATCGTTCAATAAGAGTATGACAAATTTTCTTcgatattatgaaatatttcatACTCCTGAGTAACTAAATTAATTTCAGGTTGTTCCTTCAGTGCCTCATTTGTTGCTTGATCATACAATTAAAGTCATGCAATtataaattaaagtaatttaaaattctcattgcattagataacaaaatatcaaatcaagtggctttttttttcaagaaacaTGCAACTGATTAAAAGATTTTGAGTGAAATTAGTGAAGAGAAAAGATCCTGCAGAGTTTGATATTATATCTATGCAATGACATTAACATTTTAGGTGTGAAGTGTCTAAATACTTTCTGAGACCCcataaaaaataacactgacacATTGTTCTGAGCTAGAGCTGTGGTTATATTGTTTTGACACGCACTTAATGTTTTAGAGATATTTTAGGACGTGGGAATGGATATGGAGATTAAAGGGAAAGGAGAAGTTAAGCATTGCACAATACTGTGTGTCAGTACGGAAGAAAGAGACGTTTGTCAGTGTTTAAGGATTTTATTTAGTCAAAAAGTGCCGTAAATCTTAACCATGTGGAACTTTGTTCTTCTTCTCTGGTCCTGCATGCATATCGGTGAGTTCAAGACTTATATAACTGTTTTGTGATTTCCCTGGTTTTCCACTGGTCTTGTATTCTGCAATCAGCAGTCCGTAGTTCTTTATGATAAATATGCCAATCCTGGATAATGATATTTGTGTTTCAGCTGTTGTTGTAGGAGCTCCAGATACAGTTACAGGacacagaggagagagagttGAGATCAGATGCTCATATGAATCTGGATATGAATCAAATTCAAAGTATTTTTGTAAAGGCGAGTGCTTCATTGGATTTAAAAACATCATGGTTAAATCAGGATCTCCAGCTAAAGACGAGAGATTCTCTCTGACTGACGACACGACGAACAGAGTTTTCACCGTCACCATCACTGATCTGAGAACAGAGGATGAAGGACAATACTGGTGTGCTGTGAAGAGGACTTTAAATACTGATGTCTATTCAGAGATTTTGTTGCTGGTAAAACAGGGTAAGTGATTAATGTGACCTCCTAATCTATTATAGAAATGTAAATGAATCAGCAGCAGATATCGGAGGTTGCGctgcacacacagaaacattcagaaGAAAAGAAACTTGTCAATGCTCTCCTgcaatttttatatcaataaattAGCTTCGTcatttaattgcttaattatattCCTTAGCAATGAGGTGATCGctgttttt
This window encodes:
- the LOC127500027 gene encoding uncharacterized protein LOC127500027 isoform X2, giving the protein MWKVRVFCFFICTACLLDINCANIGYEGKHVTFHISYPEGYETNTKYFGKKDGFFFEKLVQTSHPYRWAKQGRFALFDNTSARILTATILQLVVDDSGLYSFGVDVKLSPDLSGDIQLTVRRGEAQRPTISLPRVIVSSTNSPANITAQNWTKTRNQESSLKFVSVLSLVCVCTLLVVCPFAVFKVLKWAATCKLSVSVSYHTRKTSTQVVDEYVNMSRTVLPNPPTAQNDEGSLVDDFHRPTNTEQTHNKDANYIDFALADSPDQIYTEMNPGFVQESVYQSIDLTIN
- the LOC127500027 gene encoding uncharacterized protein LOC127500027 isoform X1; this translates as MERQKERSKYFIVPRKRRRTVATTSHSFYLMLSESLLSMWSFLVVLSCIFTVMSLNPVTAPVGGNATFRCSHFLADGNIKYFCRNSCKDEFILIRSNREQNPTCTDRFTLYDEGSDFTVTITRLQLSDSGTYICAVDRFLFDTYKYVTLHVFEVSISTPVPTSASSLPARTTNRDNTTRDTTRDTTRDTTRDTTRDTTGPLLYVGVGLGILALIFTVVIFIFIQLKYKQKRCSSGVTSSTHQPDSLNYSTLNITAQSDSLNYSSVLFIRNHNHKNCEMFEMNLNETLYSSVQNSHQSNITDPNSVIYSRVSKGL